A part of Sander vitreus isolate 19-12246 chromosome 8, sanVit1, whole genome shotgun sequence genomic DNA contains:
- the cfap263 gene encoding cilia- and flagella-associated protein 263 isoform X1 yields the protein MEDEQNGKDVTQEQKELNDQLEELKCSNAALLAEIDMFERFIGRMDPQDLASHAGEDGPGGAGGASQLEGGGRGQRQRSNISDRLHQLTLEQKLYVAQTEVTETRRDQEKLKQRYERIQDNYKASLKEAELRLAEITKAKNEFERRLLKPMKDNRSEMTEPEKVLQYIEDKSKVPQLEKFNLKNRGLKAHEKKLQQQLQQKKEMGKAEYEDIFQEYSEQRIDKNLDELQVNNLKVQRVLSSHKEKLQRVTLESTELSNDITNRKQMLAKIEEEIQHAEEERLKAEALNEHLRRQMTDYQAPDITEYMRVKDKHKKLQQSIHTWERKVGIAEMALKNHTKAWSVQRAPLTPAYRSEAGARSGEHQIPVKLPNIAQHRK from the exons ATGGAGGATGAGCAAAACGGCAAAGATGTCACACAAGAACAGAAAGAACTCAACGACCAACTCGAAGAACTaaa ATGTTCCAATGCAGCCCTCCTGGCAGAGATCGACATGTTTGAACGGTTCATCGGCCGCATGGACCCTCAGGACCTGGCGTCCCATGCTGGGGAAGATGGTCCAGGGGGAGCAGGGGGAGCCTCCCAGCTGGAGGGCGGG GGTCGTGGACAGAGGCAGAGGTCCAACATATCAGATCGCCTCCATCAGCTGACTTTGGAACAAAAACTGTATGTGGCACAGACGGAAGTAACAGAGACACGACGGGACCAGGAGAAACTCAAACAGAGATATGAGAGAATTCAGGACAACTACAAG GCCTCTCTGAAAGAAGCAGAATTGCGTCTTGCAGAAATCACGAAGGCTAAGAACGAGTTTGAACGCAGACTGCTCAAACCTATGAAGGACAACAGGTCGGAAATGACGGAGCCTGAGAAGGTGCTCCAGTACATCGAAGACAAGTCAAAG GTCCCCCAGTTGGAGAAGTTTAATCTGAAGAACCGGGGGCTGAAGGCCCACGAGAAgaagctccagcagcagctacaacagaaaaaagagatggGAAAAGCCGAGTACGAG GACATTTTCCAGGAGTACAGCGAGCAGAGAATTGACAAAAACCTGGACGAACTTCAAGTCAACAATTTGAAAGTACAACGTGTCCTCAGTTCACACAAG GAGAAGCTGCAGAGAGTGACATTGGAGTCCACAGAGCTGAGCAATGACATCACCAACAGGAAGCAGATGCTGGCAAAGATTGAGGAGGAGATACAACATGCCGAAGAG GAGCGTTTGAAGGCAGAGGCTCTCAACGAACACCTGCGGCGCCAGATGACAGATTATCAGGCTCCTGATATCACCGAGTACATGCGTGTCAAGGACAAACACAAGAAGCTGCAGCAGAGCATCCACACTTGGGAGAGGAAGGTTGGGATCGCTGAG ATGGCCTTGAAGAACCACACTAAAGCCTGGAGCGTACAGAGAGCCCCTCTCACGCCTGCATACAGATCTGAGGCTGGAGCTAGATCAGGAGAGCACCAAATCCCAGTGAAGCTCCCAAACATAGCACAACACCGCAAATAG
- the cfap263 gene encoding cilia- and flagella-associated protein 263 isoform X2 gives MEDEQNGKDVTQEQKELNDQLEELKCSNAALLAEIDMFERFIGRMDPQDLASHAGEDGPGGAGGASQLEGGGRGQRQRSNISDRLHQLTLEQKLYVAQTEVTETRRDQEKLKQRYERIQDNYKASLKEAELRLAEITKAKNEFERRLLKPMKDNRSEMTEPEKVLQYIEDKSKVPQLEKFNLKNRGLKAHEKKLQQQLQQKKEMGKAEYEDIFQEYSEQRIDKNLDELQVNNLKVQRVLSSHKEKLQRVTLESTELSNDITNRKQMLAKIEEEIQHAEEERLKAEALNEHLRRQMTDYQAPDITEYMRVKDKHKKLQQSIHTWERKVGIAEPQPSCSVTAVKTMGSLFSVFTRWP, from the exons ATGGAGGATGAGCAAAACGGCAAAGATGTCACACAAGAACAGAAAGAACTCAACGACCAACTCGAAGAACTaaa ATGTTCCAATGCAGCCCTCCTGGCAGAGATCGACATGTTTGAACGGTTCATCGGCCGCATGGACCCTCAGGACCTGGCGTCCCATGCTGGGGAAGATGGTCCAGGGGGAGCAGGGGGAGCCTCCCAGCTGGAGGGCGGG GGTCGTGGACAGAGGCAGAGGTCCAACATATCAGATCGCCTCCATCAGCTGACTTTGGAACAAAAACTGTATGTGGCACAGACGGAAGTAACAGAGACACGACGGGACCAGGAGAAACTCAAACAGAGATATGAGAGAATTCAGGACAACTACAAG GCCTCTCTGAAAGAAGCAGAATTGCGTCTTGCAGAAATCACGAAGGCTAAGAACGAGTTTGAACGCAGACTGCTCAAACCTATGAAGGACAACAGGTCGGAAATGACGGAGCCTGAGAAGGTGCTCCAGTACATCGAAGACAAGTCAAAG GTCCCCCAGTTGGAGAAGTTTAATCTGAAGAACCGGGGGCTGAAGGCCCACGAGAAgaagctccagcagcagctacaacagaaaaaagagatggGAAAAGCCGAGTACGAG GACATTTTCCAGGAGTACAGCGAGCAGAGAATTGACAAAAACCTGGACGAACTTCAAGTCAACAATTTGAAAGTACAACGTGTCCTCAGTTCACACAAG GAGAAGCTGCAGAGAGTGACATTGGAGTCCACAGAGCTGAGCAATGACATCACCAACAGGAAGCAGATGCTGGCAAAGATTGAGGAGGAGATACAACATGCCGAAGAG GAGCGTTTGAAGGCAGAGGCTCTCAACGAACACCTGCGGCGCCAGATGACAGATTATCAGGCTCCTGATATCACCGAGTACATGCGTGTCAAGGACAAACACAAGAAGCTGCAGCAGAGCATCCACACTTGGGAGAGGAAGGTTGGGATCGCTGAG CCTCAGCCCAGCTGCAGCGTGACAGCAGTCAAAACAATgggctctctcttctctgttttcACCAGATGGCCTTGA
- the parp12a gene encoding protein mono-ADP-ribosyltransferase PARP12 has product MTSVISKFVIKTLCDHHGSLDFKCLDEKIAQSFTVAEEVLRTVLFDDGKIAIQEGRQKVVGNQIVSPDSLIVAKTSLRLCQKKPGECPQCDGLHLCRYFVCGDCTFGPKCKNPHSLASPYNAELLKRYGLHDLTEKQLFQLLLQNDPYLLPEICPHYNKGDGLHGSCKFTTSCSKLHICQHYLQGDCKFGSSCKRTHNVETHGMKILRGFSQENIKNLLEIYRNKFIVMGQQERRATAVSALPKVRTPTKHPSHNNPESPTSSACLFKPMSDADRNEICLFFIRRHCSFKEKCVRVHWHLPYRWQVLDSDGETWKDLQNMEDIEKTYCDPYNDTSCIDTPSPTLGIFRFLSLQSSASPAVQSIDFRTMKYGGSPVRRLSTASSVSKPPHFILTTQWLWYWKDDSGQWQEYGQGDGDVPASVTSQTLENVYLADRDTEIPFGAGKQQYILHFKGELGTEQMFQQNVKFKTKREVRRRPHFVSTLDVEVKLKSASSNSSSSSTAECLPSHWDKTAQPDFGYKLVHLSKSAKEYIMIEQLFKRTMPQGKINSIHRIQNPSLWKVFQWQKDQMKGRIGGKAVNEQYLFHGTDESLIEAICEQNFDWRMCGVHGTAYGKGSYFARDASYSDRYARVKGTLNKIMFAALVLVGEYTRGRSSYVRPPSKGNSTTLYDSCVDSESDPSIYVVFEKQQIYPEYLIKYS; this is encoded by the exons ATGACTTCTGTAATCTCTAAATTTGTCATCAAGACTCTGTGCGACCATCACGGTTCTTTGGACTTTAAGTGCCTGGATGAGAAGATCGCACAGAGTTTCACTGTTGCGGAAGAAGTCCTGCGGACTGTCCTCTTCGACGATGGTAAAATAGCTATTCAAGAAGGCAGACAGAAAGTCGTCGGTAATCAAATAGTCAGCCCGGACAGTCTGATAGTGGCTAAAACCAGCCTGCGGCTCTGTCAGAAAAAACCCGGAGAGTGTCCACAGTGCGATGGGTTACACCTGTGCAGGTATTTTGTTTGCGGAGACTGCACGTTCGG ACCCAAGTGTAAAAATCCCCATAGTCTGGCTTCTCCATACAATGCAGAGCTTTTGAAAAGATATGGTCTTCACGATTTGACGGAGAAACAGCTGTTCCAGCTGTTACTGCAGAATGATCCATATCTGCTTCCTGAG ATCTGCCCACATTACAACAAGGGCGATGGTTTGCACGGTTCCTGCAAGTTCACCACATCCTGCAGCAAGCTTCACATATGCCAGCACTATCTCCAGGGTGACTGTAAGTTTGGCTCTTCCTGTAAGAGAACCCACAATGTTGAAACGCATGGAATGAAGATTCTGCGAGGATTCAGTCAGGAGAATATCAAAAACCTTCTTGAGATCTACAGAAATAAATTCATCGTCATGGGTCAACAGGAGAGACGAGCTACTGCTGTTTCTG CCCTGCCCAAGGTGAGAACCCCCACTAAGCACCCTTCCCACAACAACCCTGAATCCCCCACTAGTTCTGCTTGTCTGTTTAAACCCATGAGCGATGCTGACAGGAATGAAATCTGCCTCTTCTTCATTCGCAGACACTGCAGCTTCAAAG AGAAGTGTGTTCGTGTCCATTGGCACCTGCCTTACAGATGGCAGGTGTTAGACAGTGATGGTGAGACCTGGAAGGACCTACAAAACATGGAAGACATTGAGAAGACCTACTGCGACCCATATAATGACACAAGCTGCATTGATACACCATCGCCCACATTGGGGATTTTCAGATTTCTGTCTTTACAAAG CTCTGCATCGCCCGCTGTGCAATCCATTGACTTCAGGACGATGAAATACGGAGGGTCTCCAGTTCGTCGCCTGTCCACCGCCTCCTCTGTCTCAAAGCCCCCTCACTTCATTCTTACGACACAGTGGCTGTGGTACTGGAAGGATGATAGCGGGCAATGGCAGGAATACGGACAG GGTGATGGTGAtgtaccagcctctgtcacttCTCAAACTCTGGAGAATGTCTACCTggcagacagagatacagagattCCCTTTGGTGCTGGCAAACAGCAGTATATCCTCCACTTCAAAGGTGAACTGGGAACAGAGCAGATGTTTCAGCAGAATGTAAAATTCAAAACCAAGAGGGAGGTCAGAAGGAGGCCTCACTTTGTGTCTACTCTTGATGTGGAGGTGAAGCTAAAgag CGCGTCGTCAAAcagctccagctcctccacagCTGAATGTCTCCCATCCCACTGGGACAAGACTGCCCAACCGGATTTTGGATACAAG CTCGTACATCTCTCCAAATCTGCGAAGGAGTATATTATGATTGAGCAGCTGTTTAAGCGCACCATGCCCCAGGGTAAAATTAACAGCATCCATAGGATCCAGAACCCCTCTCTGTGGAAAGTCTTTCAGTG GCAGAAAGATCAGATGAAGGGGAGGATCGGAGGGAAAGCTGTGAATGAGCAGTACTTGTTCCACGGGACCGATGAGTCCCTGATTGAGGCCATCTGTGAGCAAAACTTTGACTGGAGAATGTGTGGTGTCCACGGCACGGCCTACGGCAAAG GGAGCTACTTTGCCAGAGATGCATCCTACTCAGACAGATATGCCAGGGTCAAAGGAACCCTGAACAAGATCATGTTTGCTGCTCTGGTCCTGGTGGGGGAGTATACCAGAGGAAGAAGCAGCTATGTCCGGCCCCCGTCAAAAGGAAACAGCACAACCCTCTACGACAGTTGTGTTGACAGCGAGAGCGATCCCAGCATCTATGTTGTCTTTGAAAAACAACAGATTTATCCAGAGTATCTAATCAAATACTCGTAA
- the tbxas1 gene encoding thromboxane-A synthase → MSFYIMEAVVDFLNVFHIKASGLSVTLSLFLIFLGLLYWYSIYPFSVLSRCGIKHPKPIPFLGNLLMFRQGFFNPLNDLIKTHGRVCGYYLGRRPVVVIADPDMLRQVMVRDFSSFPNRMTIRFATKPMTDCLLMLRNERWKRVRSILTPSFSSAKMKEMVPLINTATNAMMSNLSVSAESGQAFDIHRCFGCFTMDVIASVAFATQVDSQNNPDDPFVRHAQMFFSFSFFRPIMLFFLAFPFVMAPLARLIPNKRRDQMNQFFIHSIQRIIKQREEQPPEQRRRDFLQLMLDARTSKECVSLEDFDTAKHAGELDPRNQQTQASASDPDDRLHPEKPPSRRPQKKMMTEDEVVGQAFVFLLAGYETSSNTLAFTCYLLAIHPECQCKVQEEVDDFFTRHESPDYTNVQELKYLDMVISETLRLYPPGFRFARDIDQDCVLNGQLLPKGATLEIPAGFLHHDPEHWPEPESFIPERFTPEAKANRHPFVYLPFGAGPRNCVGMRLAQLEIKMALVRLFRRFSIVACSETKVPLELKSASTLGPKNGIFVKIRRRDMREGQENSPPDD, encoded by the exons ATGAGTTTTTACATTATGGAGGCTGTAGTTGACTTCCTAAATGTATTCCATATCAAGGCCAGTGGACTGTCAGTGACACTCAGCCTCTTCCTCATCTTTCTGGGTCTTCTTTACTG GTATTCAATTTACCCCTTTTCGGTCCTTTCTCGCTGTGGCATCAAACATCCAAAGCCAATACCTTTTTTGGGCAACTTATTGATGTTTCGCCAG ggtTTTTTCAACCCTCTCAATGATCTCATAAAGACACATGGCAGAGTTTGTGG GTATTATTTGGGCCGGAGACCGGTGGTGGTGATAGCGGACCCTGACATGCTCAGACAAGTGATGGTCAGGGACTTCAGCAGCTTCCCAAACAGAATG ACTATTCGCTTTGCCACCAAGCCCATGACTGACTGTCTGCTCATGCTGAGGAACGAACGCTGGAAGCGGGTGCGGAGCATCCTGACCCCATCATTCAGTTCTGCCAAGATGAAAGAG ATGGTTCCTCTAATCAACACAGCCACCAATGCCATGATGAGCAACTTAAGTGTCTCCGCTGAGTCAGGACAGGCCTTTGACATCCACAG gtgttttggctGCTTCACCATGGATGTTATTGCCAGTGTAGCATTTGCCACTCAGGTGGACTCTCAGAACAACCCAGACGACCCATTTGTCCGCCATGCGCAGATgttcttctccttttctttcttcaggCCCATCATGCTGTTTTTCC TTGCTTTTCCATTCGTCATGGCTCCTCTGGCGAGACTtatccccaacaaaagacgagACCAGATGAATCAGTTCTTCATCCACAGCATTCAGAGGATCATCaagcagagagaggagcagcCTCCTGAGCAG AGGCGTCGCGATTTCCTTCAGCTGATGTTGGATGCAAGAACCAGCAAGGAGTGCGTGTCTTTGGAAGACTTTGACACGGCGAAGCATGCCGGTGAGCTGGATCCCAGGAACCAGCAGACACAAGCGTCTGCCTCTGATCCGGACGACCGTCTTCACCCAGAGAAGCCCCCCAGCAGGCGTCCGCAGAAAAAGATGATGACTGAGGATGAGGTTGTGGGTCAGGCTTTCGTCTTTCTTCTGGCAGGTTACGAAACCAGCAGCAACACGTTGGCCTTCACCTGCTACCTCCTGGCCATCCACCCCGAATGTCAGTGCAAAGTACAGGAAGAGGTGGACGATTTCTTCACCAGACAC GAGTCGCCAGATTACACAAATGTCCAGGAGCTGAAGTATTTAGACATGGTTATAAGTGAAACATTGCGCCTCTACCCCCCTGGATTCAG GTTTGCAAGAGACATCGACCAGGACTGTGTGTTGAACGGCCAGCTCCTCCCTAAAGGAGCGACGCTGGAGATCCCAGCGGGCTTCCTCCACCACGACCCTGAGCATTGGCCAGAGCCCGAGAGCTTCATCCCTGAGCG ATTCACACCAGAGGCCAAAGCCAATCGACATCCATTTGTATACCTGCCATTCGGGGCCGGTCCCCGTAATTGTGTGGGAATGAGGCTCGCGCAACTGGAAATCAAAATGGCTCTAGTGCGTCTGTTCCGCAGGTTCAGCATTGTGGCCTGCTCCGAGACCAAG GTTCCTCTTGAATTGAAGTCAGCAAGCACTCTAGGACCAAAAAACGGCATATTTGTAAAAATTCGAAGAAGAGACATGCGAGAAGGTCAAGAGAATTCTCCACCAGACGATTAG